The Rhea pennata isolate bPtePen1 chromosome 7, bPtePen1.pri, whole genome shotgun sequence genome contains a region encoding:
- the SLC25A28 gene encoding mitoferrin-2 isoform X1, which yields MKSAAGCVATLLHDAAMNPAEVVKQRMQMYNSPYQCVTDCVRTVWRNEGAGAFYRSYTTQLTMNIPFQAIHFMTYEFLQEQLNPHRQYNPSSHMVSGACAGAVAAAATTPLDVCKTLLNTQESLALSSNISGHITGMANAFRTVYQVGGVTAYFRGVQARVIYQMPSTAIAWSVYEFFKYILTKRQEERRAGK from the exons GTGCAGCCGGGTGTGTAGCAACGTTGCTCCACGATGCGGCGATGAACCCTGCAGAAG TGGTCAAACAGAGGATGCAGATGTACAACTCGCCTTACCAGTGTGTGACGGACTGTGTACGGACTGTGTGGCGCAACGAAGGGGCTGGAGCTTTCTATCGCAGCTACACCACCCAGCTCACCATGAACATCCCCTTCCAAGCCATTCACTTCATGACCTACGAGTTCTTGCAAGAGCAGCTCAACCCCCACAGACAGTACAACCCAAGCTCCCACATGGTCTCCGGGGCCTGCGCGGGggctgtagctgctgctgccactacACCTTTGGACGTTTGCAAAACGCTGCTCAACACCCAGGAGTCTCTGGCCTTGAGCTCCAACATCAGTGGACACATCACAGGCATGGCCAATGCCTTCAGGACGGTATACCAAGTGGGCGGTGTGACTGCCTACTTCAGAGGAGTCCAGGCTAGAGTCATTTATCAGATGCCCTCAACAGCAATTGCCTGGTCTGTGTACGAGTTCTTCAAATATATCCTCACCAAGCGCCAGGAGGAGCGTCGGGCTGGGAAATGA
- the SLC25A28 gene encoding mitoferrin-2 isoform X3 yields MNPAEVVKQRMQMYNSPYQCVTDCVRTVWRNEGAGAFYRSYTTQLTMNIPFQAIHFMTYEFLQEQLNPHRQYNPSSHMVSGACAGAVAAAATTPLDVCKTLLNTQESLALSSNISGHITGMANAFRTVYQVGGVTAYFRGVQARVIYQMPSTAIAWSVYEFFKYILTKRQEERRAGK; encoded by the exons ATGAACCCTGCAGAAG TGGTCAAACAGAGGATGCAGATGTACAACTCGCCTTACCAGTGTGTGACGGACTGTGTACGGACTGTGTGGCGCAACGAAGGGGCTGGAGCTTTCTATCGCAGCTACACCACCCAGCTCACCATGAACATCCCCTTCCAAGCCATTCACTTCATGACCTACGAGTTCTTGCAAGAGCAGCTCAACCCCCACAGACAGTACAACCCAAGCTCCCACATGGTCTCCGGGGCCTGCGCGGGggctgtagctgctgctgccactacACCTTTGGACGTTTGCAAAACGCTGCTCAACACCCAGGAGTCTCTGGCCTTGAGCTCCAACATCAGTGGACACATCACAGGCATGGCCAATGCCTTCAGGACGGTATACCAAGTGGGCGGTGTGACTGCCTACTTCAGAGGAGTCCAGGCTAGAGTCATTTATCAGATGCCCTCAACAGCAATTGCCTGGTCTGTGTACGAGTTCTTCAAATATATCCTCACCAAGCGCCAGGAGGAGCGTCGGGCTGGGAAATGA